Proteins from a single region of Hydra vulgaris chromosome 12, alternate assembly HydraT2T_AEP:
- the LOC136087952 gene encoding uncharacterized protein LOC136087952 gives MHKLQIWILKEEKNAISAIVDEAKPSWIETNCSIMSEVKDAKLLFRLLDEVVEEVGEKNAIQVITDNALAYKAAGQMLMEKGKNLYWTPCAAHCFDLMFEDVLKLPLHPSVFHQSQENNKPYPRSCMGFSGGKKIYWWRFGQTRCYSICHCISYFSKLVWSKGWTFTSKKWKTSAYASCSFGENVPNIILKSKSFWPGVIYVLNTTKSLVIVLQMVGSEKYPSMGFIDEAMYRAKEKLLKI, from the exons ATGCATAAGTTGCAAATATGGATTctaaaagaagagaaaaatgCTATTTCTGCCATAGTTGATGAAGCTAAACCTTCATGGATTGAGACCAATTGTAGTATTATGTCTGAAG TAAAAGATGCAAAGTTGCTTTTTAGGTTGCTTGATGAAGTCGTTGAGGAAGTTGGAGAAAAGAATGCTATCCAAGTGATAACAGACAATGCTTTGGCTTATAAAGCAGCGGGGCAAATGTTGATGGAGAAAGGGAAAAATTTGTATTGGACACCTTGTGCAGCACACTGCTTTGACTTGATGTTTGAGGACGTCCTCAAGTTACCCCTCCATCCTTCTGTGTTTCATCAAAgtcaagaaaataataaaccttATCCACGGTCATGCATGGGTTTTAGCGGTGGTAAGAAAATTTACTGGTGGAGATTTGGACAAACCCGCTGTTACTCAATTTGCCACTGCATTTCTTACTTTTCAAAGCTTGTTTGGAGCAAGGGATGGACTTTTACTTCAAAAAAGTGGAAAACCAGTGCTTATGCATCTTGTTCATTTGGCGAAAATGTGCCCAACATAATTCTAAAAAGCAAGTCGTTTTGGCCTGGTGTTATTTATGTGCTCAACACAACAAAGTCCTTGGTTATAGTTCTTCAAATGGTGGGTTCCGAGAAGTATCCATCAATGGGATTTATTGACGAAGCTATGTACAGGGCAAAAGAAAAATTGCTCAAAATCTAA